AAGTCCAGGCAGTCTGTCTCTAGGTCTAACTTCTAGAGCACCTTGTCTCTtatgcaccagcatggcacgttgCCATCATCAATCCAATCTGTCCTTTAGTTCTTATGATTCAAGACAAAAGTGAATCTAGCAGTAGGGTTTCAGTGTGTATAAAAGACTGACAAACATGCAAATGGCTTTAATTAATGGAGAAGGAATAATTTATCTGGTAAACTGGAAAGctacacagaaaaatatttagaattttcagcttacTTGATGCCCCCAATGAAACCTAAGtagatttataatttaaatataaaaagaggaaaaaaaaagaaacctagaaTACATTCTACGAgctaattttaagtgaaaaaaaagtcaggatacaaacttttctgtataattttaacTATGTAACATAAGTGCACAGCCAAAATACTGTAAGAACAAGCTTTTCAAGGAACTATACTATAAATGGTCACAAAATCTGGGTAGTAAAATCAtgggctatttaaaaaattttcattgtgcttttatacattttccaAATATCCTACCACGAGTATACTTTATCTCCATCATCAGAAAACAAACCCTTCATTTTAAATACCAGTGGCTAATACTTACTGAGCACTGAGTATGTGCCACATACTAGTCTAagggctttacatatattaactcacttTATCATCAGAGCAACCCTATGAGAGAGGGATTCTTATTACCTCTGTTTTACAGAAAAAGCACAGAAAGGGTAACCTATTCAAGGCCACACATCCCCTAAGGGGTggtgctgggattcaaacccaacaGGTGTGGCTCCGGAGACTACCCTCAGCCACTACGCCAATCAGTAGCTGAGATGAACAACTATATTTCCACTAATTTAGACCAGCTGGATAATTACATAACCCAAAAACCTCTTATGATTTTGATAATGCAGTAAAATATCTAATATTAGAACATTATGAGTTGGCTGGCGGGCAACAAGAAACATTTCTTTCCATCCTATTCaagcaaaatattaaagaaaaagtataaCTTTTCCTTAGGTTTCCCAGCCCTTCACCTCCCAGTTTTACCCCCATCTTAACGGCCTTTTCTTCAATCAGTTCTTTTACATCATTAATGCCTTTAACTTTAATCCATAAAAACATTCCAGCAGCAGGAACATGCCATTCTGCCAAACCTacaaacaaaagaagagaataaatgtCTTCCAAAGGAAGGCATTTTTGATGATATCAAAGTGTGTTGTTAAATGGCATAAGTGTAGTAAGTAGAAACTAGTATTCCTAAAAAAGTTCCTTCAattatagcattttttaaaatatcattttgtgaGCCTTCAAAATTGACGTTCTGGGTTTTATTTCAAAGAGTTACTGTGggtgagggaagaagggaggggtaGGGTGGGCAAGTGAATAGCTCACGTGTGCGTATTTACAATGTAGTCAGTCTTAGGGTAGTGCAAGAAATCCCACTCCTCTCTCCTTCACTTAGAACCATACCTAGACAAACATGGCTATTTCAATTTAGAAGAGGATTCTTCCATTATTTGTGGATTCTTCCAGCATTACAACAAATCCTAGTATTCTTGTAATAGTTTAGATGTCCAGTGGATTAGCATTTTTATCAGAATGTAATTAATTAtgaaaagaaatacttaaaattcAAGAATTCCAGAAGCAGTTGTGGGCTTTATGTTTCATTGAGTATTAGGATAGAGAAATCAAAAACAAGCATAATGATCTTTGATTTAAAttactatctttttaaaaaaagaacttgctGTTGATTCAAAGTTTTTCTTCAGAACTATTATGCAAAGTGGTAAAATAGTGCTATTGTCAAAAAGAtactaattctgttttttttttttttggatggagttttgcctcacccaggctggagtgcaatggcatgatcttggctcactgccacctctgcctcccaggttcaagcgattctcctgccttagcctccgaagtagctgagattacaggtgcctgccatcacgcccagctaatttttatatttttagtagagatggggtttcaccacgttggccaggctggtctagaactcctgacctcaggtgatccacccaccttggcctcccaaagtgctgggattacaggcatgagccactgcactcagccactAATTCTGTTTTTACCAAGACTTTATAGAAAATAAGATAAGACAGAAATAAGGAATTGCTATTTTTGGTTTACTATTATTTATATCAAaggcattttaataatataattaaagccATGTGATTAATTTGaccttcataataaaaaaatgaatctaaaaCATTTTGCAATCCAGTTAGCAATAGATAATACTACAGAGATAAATGAGGTTAATGATTAGAAGGCAAATAATTTGTCAATAAGACATCTGCCTTTGTACAGCTTAGTTAGAGAAGAATGGTTTGACAATTTTACCCTTTGGGGTAAAATtctgaaataactaaaatttttgaaaatagataTTATTAAGCTTTAAGTAAGTTAGTGATTGatttttagatctttttttttttaatcacaaattcTTTGCAGCAGACAGGTAAAGTGGATAGGAAGGTCTGTGCCCAGGTTTATCAAATGTTGCTTCTGAGATGATTTATGGTGTAATGTTTCCTTGGCAAGAATACTCCTGGACTGTTTCTTTTCCACCAGGATTGTTAGTAATATTCAGTGTTTATCCCCTACTTTTACAGATGCTACTGTTTATCATGAGGACAAATATACGTTCCACTCACCAGTTAACCACTTGTCTGCAGCTGCCAGTATTGCATCCTTCTGGTTACTATAGAAATCAATAACCctagaagaagaaaacaatgaaatggaTGTGCTCAGTACATTGATTGCAGAAGCAAAACAGTCTCCAGAGTCCAGGCTATAAGAATTTGTTTTCTATCTTgattaaaatattgaatgcttgaTAGAAGaatggagcatatttgtttcacttGTCTGGTGAAAAACTTTTAACCGCtgtgttttttccttcattgtagaataattaaaaaataaaaattcataaagagAAGTCcatttctatgtaaaatatggaacCCAGAAGTAGCAGGATCAATCTTTGTGTTTAGCTGTCTAAATACTGGTTCTCATCACTCAGGATAAAAGACAATACTATTGAAATAATGAATCACTGGTCTGGGAATGTGAATACCCCATTCCTCCTTATTTCTAAATGTCCTAGGAGGTACCACATTTACACAGCTAAAGTAATCCATAACTTGTACCAATATACAGACTATTTAGGGAAATTATGTTCACCTTCATCTTTACTTGAGCCAAATCCCGTGTCATGTATCCTTCACAATTAATCATtattaaataaagtatttatGTGTATGAATAGTTTACCCATTACATCATTTAAGTAAGTAAATCTTAACCTGGTGGGGATTTTGGACTACCTTAGGAGTGGGTGGACACTGCTTTCAAACCACACCTTGGATGCTGAGAAGACTTGCTAGGTGAAGAACTAATAAAATGAATAGACTTTTGACTTATAATAGACTGTTCCTATTGTCTCTCCTTTCCGAGGATACTTAGGAAGGAAGAATAAATCAATAATGTAGGTGATCTGTACTATGTTCACTGGGCTCCTGTTttgttcataaatatttaaagaaatgataCAATACCTGTCTACATGAGCCATGAAACCTTCTTCTCCCCATTCGTGTAGAAGCTGTGATATCATGAGCTAAAAGAGATAAAATCATAAATACCATGTTTCATCCcctgaaaatgtaatttttgccATATATAAAAGCAACTCACTTTTGATTACATGTAAACCACAGTAAGATATAACAAGCTGAGCCTAGCTTATATAGTCAGCGATTTAAAACAAATGTCaattaataacaatgataatactagtaaaaataacaaatattgataTACTACTTGTTATGTAGCAGGCACTATTGTAAGATACTAATATATTTTACCAAATGTAATCtctataaatttctattttactaaTGAGGCACAAGGGTTAAGTTAACTTTTCTGAGTCCCACAGCCTGAATTCAGTCAGGCTATCCAGCTCCTGACCCGCACTGTTAATTGCCATACTATACTGCTtctctaaatataaaaatgtacagtagATGTGTAAAGTTACATGACatatttggagattttctttttaaaatagaagttctaggctgggtgcggtggctcatgcttgtaatcccagcactttgggaggcccaacaggggcagatcaccagaggccaggagttagagaccagcctggctaacatggtgaaactctgtctctactaaaaatacaaaaattagccaggcatagtgatgcgcgcctgtaatcccagctactcgggaggctgaggcaggagaatcgcttgaacccgggatgcagaggttgcagtgagccaaggtcatgccactgcactccagcctgggtgacagggcaagactctgtctcaaaaaaaaaaaaaaaaatttaaaatgttataaattgaTAGTGAACTTCTGTTGATAACagatacaaaaaatatgaaaaagtctCCAACTTGGTAAAACATGGGGCCATCTGCACTTTATGGAACATACAATATCAAACAAGTGTCCTATTCTACACAAACTTTTCTATTCTATTCATATTCTTGCAACCTGCAAGGTTGTGTTACACACGGATCCAATAATTTCTCAAAGTTTGTAAGGAAATTTACACATTctcttaaattaattttactttattttaattaaaatgcattCCAACCCATTTCTTTAGAAAGATTAGCATGTCTGCAAAGAAGGCAAACTATGAGTCACTAAACAGGTTTGGAGTTTCTGTTCTctaccatctattttttttaaaaattctaatctgattacaaaaaaaaaaaatcgatttCCTAAATTGTCCTTACCTGGTTAAAAGTGCTGGGGTGCAATGTTGAAACTTGTATGTGTAAAATAACTCTCTCTATTAAGGGTTTTGGACCAGTTAAAAATCCTATTCTCAACCTATGTGGAAAGAGAAAAGGCACGATACCAATTCCATATTAACAATTAATACATATCACTTTCCTGATTTCATTAGACAGACAATTGTGACCTGGGGACAAAAGGATCTAGATAATTAAAACATTCTAATAAAACTAACTACttcttatttcaaaaacaaatttaagtgtACATTTAAAACAAGATCGACCACGTATTTCCAAATGTGCCCTTTCATACCTGATATCAAAAACCTGACTGGTCCCACTACAACTTTAGATAAACAGCCAAGAATCTTTGACTATTGCAGgtgaataaagggaaaaaaaggcctGTGTTAATATTAATCATGAAACTGGTATTTTAAAACAAGTAGACTACAagcattttaagtgaaaaaaattgtcTAGACTAAAAGATACTGAGGTACTATCTCTGGCTGTATTAGATCTAGCGTCAAGTTAGAGACACAGGGCCTTACCCAGAggaaatgatttttgaaaaagagTCAGCTCTGATGACACGTCCATCAACATCCATGGAAAGAAATGTTggtaccctgaacttaaaatgaaaaataaaaaatactgttgGTCTGAAAGCTCTGTTAGTCACTGTACGATTATTTTGAATAGAGAGTAGACAGGAGATGGATTTGGATAACAACAGTACAAATATTCTCTTACCTTTATTTCAACCCTTTAACATGGAATAACAAACAAAGATGCATATTCTTTTATTAGCATCTGCTTGTCTTCATGGCTTTTCtgccaaaaacacacacaagGGCTTATTATTTGCTCCAGATGCCATTATTATGAACTTAGGGAAACTTCAAACAGGCCCTCTTTGCCCCAGAGGTTGAAATCCAGGATTAACAGACTTACAGGAGGGACTCAAGAAACACTAGTTTGAACAAGACCATAATGAGGATGGCCAGCAGCACTGAAGGGTGTTCAGAGAGAGAACGCTGATCCTTAGGactgacagaaagaaaaatgatgagaatGAAGATGAGAAATTAGTCAACATGAAAGACTGACTTCGACATTTACTTTAAAAGTAGCTACAAACGAGAAATGAAATTTGCTGGCATGCTGatggtgggaggcaggaggcaaAAGTGATGTTTTAGGAAACCCTGTAGAGAAATCAAGAGTTCTTATCTCTTCCCAGTATATTTAAGGGGCAAGCTGAATCCAAGTACATGTTCTTCGCAGCCCTAAGAGCAAAGAAAGTGTTGGCTTTTGAAGAATCAGGCTTTGGTCTTAACATTATTATCATCTATCAGAAAAAAGTCATCATGAAACGTAGCTCACATACATGATAGTGtgagaatcaatctaaatgcccattaCTCTGCAGTAAGATCCAGGACATAAATGACAGGGTGGCAAATGTGTGATGCGCTGCCTGTGATGCCTCCTCTTGTGTCCATCGGGGACGCTGCTAACAGAGCACAGCCTCTTTCTCCTTCAGCTTGAGCACGGCTTCCTAATCCTTCTCATACATCATTCTAATCGGCCACCACCAAGACACAGAAGTCAACTGCCAAAGATGAAACTCAGTTCACATCCCTGGGTGATGTTTGAGGAGCTGTTAACTTGGATGTGGAGTTTAAGACGTCCATCAGCCCTGATGTACTCTGTTTGTCCCAGTGCCTGGTATAGAAAGCCAGCTACTATTTTGAAGGTAAGTAATTTCTGGAAAGAGCAGTAACACCAAAAAAGAAAGGTACTAATTCCATAATAAAACTGGAAGACTGAAAAGTAAAGTAGTAGCAAATTAATcataattgatttattttccatGTAAAAGTGGATTAGTTCTGACTCAGCAGTCAGCCCAATACCCAACAGAGTGCAGTAACTTAAAACAACTTATCTTCTAATAGTGAAGTAAGTTCACATAATCACTTACCTTGTTAAACTGGAGAAAATAGTAAGGATCATCTTCTATTATGAGGAAATCATATTTTCTTGCAAGCTAAAAAAGGTTGAAGtaattgtttatttcttaaagtaatctatttatttcttaaaagttatctaaaattaaattcatttgGAATTATAATTCTTTGTACTCATTCAAGGAACTACTGTGTCTATTGTCTTAGACAATGAGGATAAAAAGAGGAACAAGGCATTAAAGGCTCTTATTCTCATGGAAGTTAGATTCCAGGGGAAAGACAGAATATACATAAGCCTGTGGATCATGAGCAGAATAAACATTAGAtaagtggttttatttattttgtttttttgagacggagtctcgctctgtcgcccaggctggagtgcagtggcgcgatcttggctcactgcaacctctgcctcctgggctcaagtgattctcctgcctcagcctcccgagtagctgggattacaggcatgcaccaccacacctagctaatttttgtatttttggtagagatggggtttcaccacgttggccaggctggtctcaaactcctgacctcaagtgatccacccacctcagcctcccaaagtgctgggattacaggcgtgagccactgcacccagctagatGGGTGGCTTTTAAGTGCTGGGCAGAGCATTACAACAGGTGAGGGAGAGAGTGACAGGGTAGCTATTTCAGGTTCAATCACTGAGAAGGCCTTCCAGACCAGGTAATATCAGAGCTTAAAATGACAGGAAGGAGTCAGTTGTGCAAATATCAGAGAAGAAGAATCTAGACTGAGGGATGAATGCGGGCAAAGGCCCCAGGATAAGCAAAATGCTTGACATGTTTAAGGGCTAAAAAGGACAGTGCGGCTGCCCCAAGTGCAGCAAGAAGAATGATAAGAGAGAAGGCTTGAGAACAGACCAACCATGTTACCTAGCTCTGCAAGGCAGATAAAAGAATTTGGGCTTTATTTTAACTGCAAGGAGAAACCACCGGAGGGCTGTAAACAGGAGAACCCGGAGCTGGGCTTTATACTGACATTTCTGCAGGGACAGATGTGGCTGGCTGCTGTGTGAAGAGTGTGACTGGTTAGAGGGCAGGGCGAAATGCAGCTGGTGTAGTGAAGAAGGCATTGGAGGAGTCCAGTGAGGGCAGGCAGGGGCTCAGAAGATGGGGACAGTGATGACAACAGAGAAAAATGGATGGACTTGGATAAGCTCAGTGGTAGAGTCCACAGGAGAAGCAAgatgtgggggatggggggcaaAGGAGGGAACGACAGGAATAAAGGGTAACCATTCATAGTTGCactctttatggagatggagaaTGTGAGAGGCTGTAGATCAGAGGTTTGGGGTGGGGCTGTGGAAAATCAGGAGTTCTATTTTGGGCATGTTAAGTGTGAAATGATTTTTAGACATCTCTGTGGAGGTATCAGCAGAAAGTTGGATACAGAAGCATGGGCCTCAGGGAAGAGGTAGGGGCCAGGCAATGTGCCGGTCATCGTGTACGTAATGGAATAGACAGCTACAAAACTGGACAAGCCTGTCTGGGGAGTATGTAAACAGAGAAGAGAACTCAGGACAGAGCCTGGAAAGTACAAACATTAAGaacatgactgtgtgtgtgtatgtgtgtgtgtgtatacgtgtgtttatatagatacacgtatatatatgtgtgtgtgtgtgtgtgtatatatatatatatttagagttggggtcttgctatgttgcacaggctggtcttgaactcctgggctcaagcatcctcccacctcagcctttcaaagtgctgggattacaggcgtgagccactgcacccaacctgagGCAATATTTTGAACCTAAAAATTTTCTAAGTAAAAGGAACTGGCTGAAATCTTTCCTATGATTCCACTGGATGTGACTAAATTCTATAGAGTTTAACATGGgtttggtatttattttaaaaagctatttgtaGTGAAAGGTTGGAGACACAGTCAGGTACATAAAAGAGACTTTCCAAAAGgcacatttctcttatttttcaaagatttctGGGGAGCTTAATATATGTTTgatacttaaaaaaatgtttatagtgaAAAGCTAGGCATCATCGGTATCTCAAAGAGATTTTATGAAAGGGGAGCATgcctcttatttttaaagaattcttgGTAACCTAAGATGACAAGAAGTAGGAAGCAGAACAGACAAGTTAACAACACGGAAAATAATGGAACTCAAACTTGgggtaaaatattaaataatctcAAAATTTAACATCAGGCTACGGATgctatttcttttatattaaaacatcaaTTATGGGGAAAGAAAAATCTCATAACTAATGAAAGATGCAGAAATTTATTGTGTCTAAATTTATTAGGACCCTGAGCATATATGATTtccttttattcaaaattatattcCTTGAAAGCAAAAGGCTAAGAAGAAAGGGAGCTTGCATAGTGCTCTTCTAAAAAGTCACAAAGAAACAGGAACACAACTACTTTAACCCATTCTTCTACAATACCTCATAGATTTCCTTTTTGCGTTCACTTGTTAATGAGTTTCCAGTAGGGTTGTTGCCATTTGGAACAGTATAAAGAAATTTGGGGGTGTTTTTCTGGGGATTCTTTGAATCTTCTGGTTTCCATCTGGAAAGTATGTCTCTTAGGGAATCTGGAACAATCCCGCTTTCATCACTGGCAACATTAATAATGTTGCAGCCCAGTGGGTGCAGCTGTTGAGCACAAAAGAAAGCCTGAGTCAGTCATGATTACAAATGTAAGtgctattggttttttttttctttctaactaaGAACTTGCTCATTCATacccttaaaaatatataaacccgCACCCAGCTCTGAGTTCCTGAGGATTGaggttatacatttatttttttttttgagatggagtctcactctgtcacccaggctggagtgcaatggcgcgatcttggctcactgcaacctccctggttcaagtgattctcctgcctcagcctcccgagtagctgggactacaggtgcacgccaccacacccaggtaattttttgtatttttagtagagacggggtttcaccatgttagccaggatggtctggatctcctgacctcgtgatccgcccacctcggcctcccaaagtgctaggattacagccgtgagctgccacaccccTGGGGCAGATTCCATTATTGTTCAAAAATACCTCCTGTCCCTTCCCAGAGAATTATATAATTCTTTCTTGCCCCATTTACGTCAGGTATGGCCATGTGTCTTGCAGTGGGCAACAAATTCGGGGCAGAAGTGACGCATGTTCCTTCCAGGCAGAAGCTTTAAAATCCAGCTTGTGGTTGTCTATGTCTCTTTTCCCTCTGCTCTAAGATTGACCATGTTTCAGATAGAGATTGCTTCTGTCAATCTGGGGCTTAGAAGAAAGATGGCATGGAACTGAGCTCCAGCAGTCTTGTAGTGGATATGGAATGTAAGGGAAATAAAACTGTACTGGGGTCATTGGTTGCAGCATAACCTAGCTTCTTCTGAcggaattatctttttttctgatttttcctttattattattactttttcaactttcattttagattcaaggggtacgtgtgcaggtttgttacatgggtatactgcatgatgctgaggtttggggtacaattgctcctgtcacccaggtactgagcatagtacccaataggtagtttttcaagcCCTTGCCCCCTTCCTGACTCCCCCCAGCAGTCAGCCTCAGTAtcttttgttgccatctttatgtccctgaTGAGTACCCATGAATTATcttcataattataattattactggtTTATGAAGTAGGGGTTTGACAAAAGAATGTTTTTTGATAGAGTAAATAAATCACATGATTAATTTACTGTTGTGTTCATATATAAAATAGTCACAAGCAGAggtgatattaaaaatatttaacaagtgGCATAGCATGGGTATATCAGATACAGCACAGCCTGGAATGGGGACCTGTAGGCCCCCTGTTATGCCGACATTAACTCTGGATCATGGGAGGTTCAGGGTGGTCCTAGGAGAGGGGTCAAGGAAGCCAGGGTAGTGGCGGGACACTGAATGGGATGAGCAGATCACCAGGCAGTACAGTAGAATTTCCATATTTTACCAATTGCTAAGGCTGAACTGGCATGTACTGGTATTGCTTATAGACTTAGCTTTATACAAATTTGTGGAATCTCATTCATGGTTgagcattaaagaaaaaaaaaggaacttaagAAATAATAATTGAATGAGGTtctaaaaaaattgcaaatgaaaaccaaacacTCTTTTAGCAGTCAAATGTAGAATTAcgcataaaaaaagaacaattcaGATCCTCCTTATGACAAATTTAAAAGGCCTTAACCTTATAAAGCACATCTACCATGAATAAAGCAAATCAATACTGGGCCATAAACTAAACACATACTGCTTATTAGCATATTTCCTCAAAGCTTGGCatagtttctgtttttctgtttgggtATGTGAAAAcatttgtgcatgtgtatatgca
This DNA window, taken from Pan troglodytes isolate AG18354 chromosome 3, NHGRI_mPanTro3-v2.0_pri, whole genome shotgun sequence, encodes the following:
- the AADAT gene encoding kynurenine/alpha-aminoadipate aminotransferase, mitochondrial isoform X2, whose protein sequence is MHSVQMGVQWRGPADILSRGPKSMISLAGGLPNPNMFPFKTAVITVENGKTIQFGEEMMKRALQYSPSAGIPELLSWLKQLQIKLHNPPTIHYPPSQGQMDLCVTSGSQQGLCKVFEMIINPGDNVLLDEPAYAGTLQSLHPLGCNIINVASDESGIVPDSLRDILSRWKPEDSKNPQKNTPKFLYTVPNGNNPTGNSLTSERKKEIYELARKYDFLIIEDDPYYFLQFNKFRVPTFLSMDVDGRVIRADSFSKIISSGLRIGFLTGPKPLIERVILHIQVSTLHPSTFNQLMISQLLHEWGEEGFMAHVDRVIDFYSNQKDAILAAADKWLTGLAEWHVPAAGMFLWIKVKGINDVKELIEEKAVKMGVLMLPGNAFYVDSSAPSPYLRASFSSASPEQMDVAFQVLAQLIKESL
- the AADAT gene encoding kynurenine/alpha-aminoadipate aminotransferase, mitochondrial isoform X1; this encodes MNYARFITAASAARNPSPIRTMTDILSRGPKSMISLAGGLPNPNMFPFKTAVITVENGKTIQFGEEMMKRALQYSPSAGIPELLSWLKQLQIKLHNPPTIHYPPSQGQMDLCVTSGSQQGLCKVFEMIINPGDNVLLDEPAYAGTLQSLHPLGCNIINVASDESGIVPDSLRDILSRWKPEDSKNPQKNTPKFLYTVPNGNNPTGNSLTSERKKEIYELARKYDFLIIEDDPYYFLQFNKFRVPTFLSMDVDGRVIRADSFSKIISSGLRIGFLTGPKPLIERVILHIQVSTLHPSTFNQLMISQLLHEWGEEGFMAHVDRVIDFYSNQKDAILAAADKWLTGLAEWHVPAAGMFLWIKVKGINDVKELIEEKAVKMGVLMLPGNAFYVDSSAPSPYLRASFSSASPEQMDVAFQVLAQLIKESL